A genomic region of Salinibacter pepae contains the following coding sequences:
- a CDS encoding CDP-glycerol glycerophosphotransferase family protein gives MDLNLKNFAKIEQKYNVTETVVNGVYIWDYIRFGVYNEIREKLSGNVAHDRPKKTLTNKLRKVSLLIKNLIYKNPFLEEEKGCILYGHERRKKENDEYYWDIYTDTIHDLCSIDGVSFESDHLLKHNTPAKTDELRYLDLVKYGSSIFGKLARHIPNIPDSEMSKLESIEYTIQRKFGVSVSIVNRIMQKLSQRKFEIFMYKLVLQSISPKIAVVVVSYGKETFIEACQSLNIPVIELQHGYISDNHSGYHFPGSLKKEYFPDYLLTWGSHWSNAASFPISNENVIEVGFPYIEQKKKKIDPTNNEIILFISQGTVGKELSRFAVSVANQLDNRYKVVYKLHPGEYKRWEDEYSWLLHDEITVISDEKQSLYRLFSRAILQVGVNSTALFEGTYFDVPTLLYTETPSKVSSILIDKSGAKRVTTVRDVIRSIGVEKKVIPNKHMFFSKNAKSKMCSTLSSFID, from the coding sequence ATGGATCTTAATTTAAAAAATTTCGCAAAAATAGAGCAAAAGTATAATGTAACAGAAACAGTCGTAAATGGTGTATACATATGGGATTATATAAGATTCGGAGTATATAATGAGATAAGAGAAAAGTTGTCTGGTAATGTGGCACATGACAGGCCAAAGAAAACACTGACAAATAAATTGCGTAAAGTAAGTTTGTTAATCAAAAACTTAATTTACAAAAATCCTTTTTTGGAAGAAGAAAAAGGCTGTATATTGTATGGGCATGAGAGGCGGAAAAAAGAGAATGATGAGTACTACTGGGATATATATACTGATACTATACATGATTTATGCAGCATTGACGGAGTTAGTTTTGAGTCTGATCATTTGCTTAAGCACAATACACCAGCTAAGACAGATGAGTTAAGATACCTCGACCTAGTTAAGTATGGTTCATCTATATTTGGGAAATTAGCTAGACACATCCCTAATATACCTGATTCCGAGATGTCCAAGCTAGAGAGCATTGAGTATACTATTCAACGTAAGTTCGGCGTCAGTGTATCAATAGTAAATCGAATTATGCAAAAGCTAAGTCAAAGAAAATTTGAAATATTCATGTACAAATTGGTTCTTCAATCAATAAGTCCAAAAATTGCAGTAGTTGTTGTAAGTTATGGAAAAGAAACATTTATAGAGGCTTGTCAATCACTAAATATACCTGTCATAGAGCTGCAACACGGTTATATCAGTGACAACCACTCTGGATATCACTTCCCTGGTAGTCTGAAAAAGGAATATTTTCCCGATTATCTGCTGACATGGGGAAGTCATTGGTCTAATGCAGCGTCCTTTCCTATAAGTAATGAAAATGTTATAGAAGTGGGCTTTCCTTATATTGAGCAAAAGAAGAAAAAGATTGATCCTACAAATAATGAGATTATATTGTTTATATCTCAAGGGACAGTCGGAAAAGAACTTTCTAGGTTTGCTGTATCTGTCGCAAACCAATTAGATAATCGTTATAAAGTGGTATATAAATTACATCCTGGAGAGTATAAGAGATGGGAGGACGAGTATTCGTGGCTATTACATGACGAAATCACTGTCATTAGTGATGAAAAACAATCCTTGTATAGACTATTCAGTAGAGCCATTTTACAAGTAGGAGTCAACTCCACCGCTCTATTTGAGGGTACTTACTTCGATGTACCTACATTGCTTTATACTGAAACACCTTCGAAAGTAAGCTCAATATTGATTGATAAAAGTGGCGCTAAAAGAGTTACCACAGTACGCGATGTTATACGGTCTATCGGAGTAGAAAAAAAAGTTATACCAAATAAGCACATGTTTTTTTCTAAAAATGCTAAAAGTAAGATGTGTAGTACGTTGTCGTCTTTTATAGATTAG
- a CDS encoding glycosyltransferase family 4 protein, with product MKVCFVTHYTHLYGANKSLLSLIDKLQDHSVEPFVLVPSTGPITDKLSSLGVQFYSLPHKRWMSKAPWKAPARLVANVSVLPFAVTKILKWDIDLIYTNSSVIPIGAVLAALLSLPHVWHIREFGQRDFGLHHDWGKSLFQTLMSRADARIAVSEAVRQRVLSDVQPPTYVVYNGVTSRERLDQLNPKQKESGGKPFTFAIVGQISPAKGQKQALQALHQLRQEGVEARLLVAGDGAAEHLESLDQLCQSLGLDDVVTFLGYVSDPFEVYQQADAVLMCSPHEAMGRVTAEAMAAARPVIGYNNDGTAELINDEQNGLLYDGTTEGLADCMRRLIEEPDWTRSLGENGQKKVRSKFTNETYAKKVYNVIEEVWCNGKNMTSRSCS from the coding sequence ATGAAAGTATGTTTTGTTACGCACTATACTCACCTTTACGGTGCTAACAAGTCCCTTCTATCGCTAATCGATAAACTGCAAGATCACTCCGTTGAGCCGTTTGTTTTGGTTCCGTCGACTGGACCTATTACTGACAAACTCTCTAGTCTTGGCGTTCAGTTTTATAGCCTTCCTCATAAACGGTGGATGTCTAAGGCGCCTTGGAAAGCTCCGGCTCGTCTTGTTGCAAATGTTTCTGTACTTCCATTTGCTGTGACGAAAATCCTCAAGTGGGATATTGACCTTATTTATACTAACTCTTCTGTTATTCCCATCGGTGCCGTCCTTGCCGCACTGCTTTCACTACCCCACGTCTGGCATATTCGTGAATTTGGCCAGCGCGACTTCGGCCTCCACCATGACTGGGGGAAGTCTCTATTCCAGACGCTCATGAGTCGCGCGGATGCAAGGATTGCAGTATCGGAGGCTGTACGTCAGCGGGTGCTTTCGGACGTGCAGCCTCCAACCTATGTTGTTTATAACGGGGTGACTTCACGAGAGCGTTTGGACCAACTGAACCCGAAACAAAAGGAGTCTGGAGGGAAGCCGTTCACGTTTGCTATCGTCGGACAGATTAGCCCAGCAAAAGGACAGAAGCAGGCGCTGCAAGCCTTACATCAGTTGAGGCAAGAGGGTGTAGAAGCTCGTTTGCTAGTGGCGGGCGATGGAGCGGCCGAGCATCTTGAGTCGCTTGATCAACTGTGCCAGTCATTGGGTTTAGATGATGTGGTGACATTCTTGGGGTATGTGTCAGACCCGTTTGAGGTCTACCAGCAAGCGGATGCAGTGCTCATGTGTTCACCGCACGAAGCAATGGGGCGCGTAACCGCCGAGGCCATGGCGGCGGCACGTCCCGTTATCGGTTACAATAACGATGGCACGGCCGAACTCATTAACGATGAACAGAATGGCCTCTTGTACGATGGGACGACGGAAGGCCTGGCTGACTGCATGAGACGTCTTATAGAGGAGCCAGACTGGACGCGCTCACTGGGGGAAAATGGGCAAAAAAAGGTAAGAAGTAAATTTACAAATGAGACATATGCAAAAAAAGTATACAATGTGATAGAGGAAGTTTGGTGTAATGGGAAAAATATGACATCTAGGTCGTGCTCCTAA
- a CDS encoding right-handed parallel beta-helix repeat-containing protein produces the protein MDRRMFAGRILAGLCGVQLHKKYVSGALVNTAEHPQPKDGSVIVRPSIRELREQIPEENQVVWVLGYHSPFDGGGGLFVGQPASEREPDGGLVVESESGGGTSGRWVRMANQSSYNGGWWRAHPSQEGAVNADAFQRCVDAVPEGSTIAVPEGIYDVSGPIVIDGKQVDFVGAGDGYWGWDDGGTVLRATDELGVTDDLLLITDTTSEEGRTNNVRVADLQLIGGKNRGSTGRDGIHVTKGWNVRIERVTVKEASRDGMHLRSGEEQVSNLCMLYHCHASNNGQDGYYFLAHDSWASFCRGNHNRRNGITVGATNVGLNGLRLDLNGGDGARILSKHCRCASSMADLNGGHGFHVTGPGHIITGNMSSSNGTREARIENPCGFRLGVENSPDEQSVFSENVALRNQGDGFWLDGGAHVFKDTNTATGNQGRALRHGDSRRYQLSARQTRTDVDLAERANDGVATFTVQVPEAASGDAVSVQPDRIADGLLWSAFVREPGQVEVRVFDPTGEFPEGTTDWTVHIDR, from the coding sequence ATGGATCGCCGCATGTTTGCTGGACGGATATTGGCCGGACTGTGCGGTGTTCAATTACACAAAAAATATGTTTCCGGTGCCCTCGTCAATACCGCCGAGCACCCGCAGCCTAAGGACGGTTCCGTAATCGTTCGTCCGTCGATCCGAGAGCTTCGAGAACAGATTCCGGAGGAAAATCAAGTCGTGTGGGTTCTTGGGTACCACTCCCCCTTCGACGGCGGAGGCGGGCTGTTTGTTGGGCAGCCCGCTTCGGAACGAGAGCCGGATGGGGGACTCGTGGTCGAGTCAGAATCAGGGGGCGGTACGTCCGGCCGCTGGGTCCGAATGGCGAATCAGAGTTCGTACAATGGGGGATGGTGGAGGGCACATCCGTCTCAGGAAGGAGCCGTCAATGCAGATGCCTTTCAGCGATGTGTGGATGCTGTGCCAGAGGGGAGCACGATCGCTGTTCCAGAAGGGATTTACGACGTCTCCGGGCCGATTGTGATTGACGGGAAGCAGGTGGACTTTGTCGGGGCAGGGGATGGCTACTGGGGGTGGGACGACGGTGGAACGGTACTACGGGCCACAGATGAGCTCGGAGTGACCGATGATCTACTGCTTATCACCGACACGACGAGCGAGGAGGGGCGGACGAACAACGTTCGGGTTGCGGATCTACAGCTCATCGGCGGAAAGAACCGTGGAAGTACAGGACGGGACGGAATTCACGTGACGAAGGGATGGAATGTCCGGATTGAGCGAGTAACCGTGAAAGAGGCGAGTCGTGACGGAATGCACCTGCGCAGTGGAGAAGAGCAGGTGAGTAACCTTTGCATGCTGTACCACTGCCATGCCAGCAACAACGGTCAGGATGGCTATTACTTTCTTGCCCACGACAGCTGGGCGTCCTTCTGCCGTGGGAACCACAACCGGCGAAACGGCATCACGGTAGGAGCGACGAATGTGGGCTTGAACGGTTTGCGCCTCGACCTCAATGGAGGAGACGGTGCCCGCATCTTATCCAAGCACTGCCGATGTGCCAGCAGCATGGCGGATCTGAACGGAGGGCATGGATTTCACGTTACGGGACCGGGACACATCATTACAGGCAACATGAGCAGCAGCAACGGCACCAGAGAGGCTCGAATCGAAAACCCTTGCGGCTTTCGGCTCGGGGTGGAAAATAGTCCGGATGAGCAGTCCGTGTTTTCTGAGAACGTCGCACTGCGCAACCAAGGCGACGGGTTTTGGCTCGACGGAGGCGCTCATGTTTTTAAGGACACGAATACTGCGACGGGAAATCAGGGCCGGGCCCTTCGTCACGGCGACAGTCGCCGCTATCAGCTATCGGCCCGACAAACGCGGACGGACGTGGACCTCGCGGAGCGGGCGAACGACGGTGTTGCCACCTTCACGGTGCAGGTCCCGGAAGCGGCATCGGGAGATGCGGTATCGGTGCAGCCCGATCGGATCGCCGATGGACTGCTCTGGTCCGCGTTCGTTCGAGAACCGGGCCAGGTTGAGGTCCGCGTGTTTGATCCAACCGGGGAGTTTCCCGAAGGAACGACGGACTGGACGGTACACATCGACCGGTAG
- a CDS encoding IS110 family transposase → MNVQDLPRRINANDELVVCFDVSKKKLDGYAIHSRTGASDREITVTIDRRTDQIEEQLNELSSYADEHGLDGLCVVCEPTGGYDQELLRLARRQGHRTAYVNTEHSAKMSTVESGDTNKTDPADARAMSLVAEVDRTQAHRTLEGEYGLLRELGQMYEDEDRQAVQVRTRFHHVLKKLFCDYEKDADFLFGSTGEAVMEEYAWDPQAIIQDGYEQFCQKVKSHVKNARWATLEALYEQAQRSARMQWPEGYRLAWKRRLKQLWADYKRHTHRKEQIGEKIERLYLRLQKRGEVPAPFEQISSKQLGRLVGELGPVEDFDAHQEIEKYVGLNLRERQSGDYEGEVKITKKGRPLARKILGQMAHQLIPKGRLFGSYYRRKLQQGMRRAKARVAVMRKLLKLIVGLYQSDRPYDPDRVFTCRSQYAGAG, encoded by the coding sequence ATGAATGTACAAGATCTACCCCGCAGAATAAACGCCAACGACGAACTGGTGGTCTGCTTCGACGTCAGCAAAAAGAAACTGGACGGCTACGCGATCCACTCTCGCACGGGAGCCTCGGACCGAGAGATTACCGTCACGATCGATCGTCGGACTGACCAGATTGAAGAGCAGCTCAACGAGCTGTCCAGCTACGCCGACGAGCATGGATTGGATGGTCTTTGTGTGGTGTGCGAACCGACTGGTGGCTACGACCAGGAGCTGCTTCGCCTTGCGCGCAGGCAGGGCCACCGAACCGCCTACGTCAACACTGAGCACAGCGCGAAGATGTCAACCGTCGAGTCCGGGGACACCAACAAGACGGATCCGGCCGACGCCAGGGCGATGTCCCTGGTCGCCGAGGTCGACCGGACGCAGGCCCATCGAACACTGGAAGGGGAGTACGGATTGCTCCGCGAGCTGGGCCAGATGTATGAGGACGAAGATAGGCAGGCGGTCCAGGTCCGAACGCGCTTCCATCACGTGCTGAAAAAGCTGTTTTGCGACTACGAGAAGGACGCTGACTTTCTGTTCGGCTCAACTGGTGAGGCGGTGATGGAAGAATACGCGTGGGATCCCCAAGCGATTATTCAAGACGGATACGAGCAGTTCTGCCAAAAGGTCAAGAGCCACGTCAAAAATGCCCGGTGGGCCACCTTGGAGGCCCTCTACGAGCAGGCCCAGAGGTCGGCCCGCATGCAGTGGCCTGAGGGCTACAGGCTAGCTTGGAAGCGGCGCCTGAAGCAGCTGTGGGCCGATTACAAGCGTCACACGCACCGCAAAGAGCAGATTGGGGAGAAGATTGAACGGCTCTACCTACGGCTGCAAAAGCGAGGCGAGGTACCAGCGCCCTTTGAGCAGATCAGCTCGAAGCAACTGGGGCGTTTGGTTGGCGAACTTGGCCCAGTGGAGGACTTCGATGCCCACCAGGAGATCGAAAAATACGTCGGTCTCAATCTGCGGGAGCGTCAAAGTGGCGACTACGAGGGGGAGGTCAAGATCACAAAGAAAGGACGCCCGCTGGCTCGGAAGATACTCGGTCAAATGGCCCACCAACTCATCCCGAAGGGAAGGCTCTTTGGTTCCTACTACCGCCGGAAGCTCCAGCAGGGGATGCGAAGGGCAAAGGCGCGCGTAGCCGTGATGCGCAAGTTATTGAAACTGATCGTCGGGCTCTACCAGTCCGATCGGCCCTATGACCCAGACCGGGTCTTCACCTGTCGCTCCCAGTACGCAGGAGCAGGATAA
- a CDS encoding IS110 family transposase codes for MEEAPSSSSRLTFSLGIDVGKSALELALRDGKDTVAGTTVSNNPEGHKNLADWLQDRGAEPENTCVCMEASGDFQEAVARFLHEEGYRVSVVNARRIKGYAASQLQRTKTDAADAALIARFGWREDLRAWEPPSASESRLQELTRARQALKKEKTRTQNRLDEAEDEAVRRAHRNLLDEIEQQIEDLEEEIEEHVEEDPELKGRCSLLDTIPGVGLQNAAIVISELGSPERFDSARQAAAYAGLVPSHRESGTSVRGTPRMSKVGNGRLRRAMYFPAMTALRFNSAVKAFGDRLKERGKEKMVVIGAAMRKLLHICYGVLKSGRPFDASLHPGT; via the coding sequence ATGGAAGAAGCACCGAGCAGTTCGAGCAGATTGACGTTCTCTCTGGGCATTGATGTCGGTAAGTCGGCTCTGGAACTGGCCTTGCGCGACGGGAAGGATACCGTCGCGGGAACGACGGTTTCGAACAACCCGGAGGGACACAAGAACCTGGCGGATTGGCTCCAAGATCGGGGAGCCGAGCCCGAGAATACCTGCGTATGCATGGAAGCCAGCGGGGACTTTCAGGAGGCCGTCGCCCGATTCCTCCACGAGGAGGGCTACCGGGTCAGCGTAGTCAATGCGAGGCGAATCAAAGGATATGCGGCGAGTCAGCTTCAGCGCACGAAGACCGACGCTGCCGATGCTGCCTTGATCGCTCGCTTTGGCTGGCGGGAAGACCTGAGGGCGTGGGAACCGCCTTCAGCGTCTGAGAGCCGTCTTCAGGAGCTTACGCGGGCTCGTCAAGCGCTGAAGAAGGAGAAAACCAGGACGCAAAACCGATTGGATGAAGCCGAGGATGAGGCCGTTCGCCGAGCCCACCGGAACCTACTCGACGAGATCGAACAGCAGATCGAGGATCTAGAGGAGGAGATCGAAGAACACGTCGAGGAGGATCCGGAACTGAAGGGGCGATGCTCGCTTCTGGACACGATTCCGGGAGTAGGGCTTCAAAACGCTGCGATCGTAATAAGCGAACTCGGATCCCCCGAACGGTTCGATAGCGCACGACAGGCAGCCGCCTACGCAGGCCTCGTGCCGAGTCACAGGGAGTCGGGCACCTCTGTCCGAGGCACCCCTCGAATGTCGAAGGTAGGCAACGGGCGACTGCGCCGAGCAATGTACTTTCCAGCAATGACGGCCCTTCGGTTCAACTCAGCGGTGAAGGCCTTCGGCGATCGACTCAAGGAGCGAGGGAAGGAGAAGATGGTCGTAATCGGAGCGGCAATGCGGAAACTTCTGCATATTTGCTACGGGGTCTTGAAGTCAGGACGTCCGTTTGACGCATCCCTCCATCCAGGGACCTGA
- a CDS encoding glycosyltransferase family 2 protein, whose protein sequence is MILSIITPAYNARDTIETTLKSVLLQESKSSVEYIVVDGGSSDGTVDLLREYKNHLEWMSESDDGIYDAMNKGIRRARGDWIGILNSDDWYAKHTFQELEAAVQRHPRAGIVVGGVTRVSEDGTTGKYVPPPQGAFTTLNPNNHPATFVHRDVYERLGTYRLSYPISADLDFILRAQKEGCPIVREDTLFTYMREGGASSGFKGILESCAIENKYGHSARAVRVLLRKMWQKGRRSALKALLPSSASHALRKAWWSVRRDRRALTEDDHWVQHRHLEA, encoded by the coding sequence ATGATACTGAGCATTATCACCCCGGCCTACAACGCTCGGGACACGATCGAGACAACCCTGAAGAGTGTCCTGCTTCAGGAGTCAAAGTCGAGCGTCGAATACATTGTTGTGGATGGAGGATCGTCGGACGGGACCGTGGATCTGCTTCGGGAGTACAAAAACCACCTTGAGTGGATGTCGGAGTCCGACGACGGGATATACGATGCCATGAACAAGGGCATCCGGCGTGCCAGGGGAGATTGGATTGGAATTCTGAACAGCGACGATTGGTACGCGAAACACACCTTTCAGGAGTTGGAGGCGGCGGTACAGCGTCACCCACGGGCTGGCATTGTAGTAGGGGGAGTGACACGGGTGAGTGAGGATGGCACGACCGGCAAGTACGTCCCCCCGCCGCAGGGAGCATTCACTACCCTCAATCCCAACAACCACCCGGCGACGTTCGTGCATAGGGATGTGTATGAGCGCCTGGGCACCTACCGGCTCTCGTATCCGATCTCTGCGGATCTTGATTTCATATTGCGGGCACAGAAAGAGGGATGCCCTATCGTGCGTGAGGACACCCTGTTCACGTACATGCGTGAAGGAGGGGCGTCCAGTGGATTCAAAGGCATTCTTGAAAGCTGCGCAATCGAGAACAAATACGGCCACTCCGCCCGTGCGGTCCGCGTCTTGCTCCGCAAGATGTGGCAAAAAGGACGGCGCAGTGCTCTGAAGGCGCTTCTGCCATCGTCGGCTTCCCATGCTCTCCGGAAAGCGTGGTGGAGCGTGCGCCGCGACCGACGGGCGCTGACAGAGGACGACCACTGGGTGCAACATCGGCACCTGGAGGCTTGA
- a CDS encoding sulfotransferase family protein, producing the protein MRPDFIIVGAMKSGTSTLAHYLRQHPEIYMPDDEVHFFYEEGRGHWQKGVTWYEAQFQEASVKQIVGEKTPTYSYLPAIPKRIHDLLPDIKLIWVFRNPVDRTYSNYWHAVCQGTERSGFAEAVRREDERDKWKGYVRRSQYSDQVDRYLDYFDRDQMYFSLFEDLKGDPEALLEEVFHFLEVDPKYSQQSNNRVRENVTKIPRFATARYITRSISDEIPLLGALIYYLDQCVNRRGESGYPEMDEGIRDHLRVYFQKYNDKLEDLTGLDTSKWN; encoded by the coding sequence ATGCGTCCTGATTTTATAATTGTTGGGGCAATGAAGTCTGGTACGTCGACGCTTGCACACTATCTCCGTCAGCATCCGGAGATTTATATGCCGGACGATGAAGTCCACTTCTTTTATGAAGAAGGGAGAGGGCACTGGCAGAAGGGTGTCACATGGTACGAGGCTCAGTTCCAAGAGGCATCGGTCAAACAGATTGTGGGGGAAAAGACACCGACGTATTCGTATCTGCCCGCTATTCCCAAACGCATTCATGATCTTCTGCCCGATATAAAGTTGATCTGGGTCTTTCGCAATCCGGTCGACCGGACGTATTCAAATTACTGGCACGCAGTCTGTCAGGGGACTGAACGGAGTGGGTTTGCTGAAGCAGTCCGGCGAGAAGACGAGCGAGACAAATGGAAGGGATACGTGCGACGCAGTCAGTACTCGGATCAGGTCGACCGATATCTAGACTATTTCGACCGGGACCAGATGTACTTTTCACTGTTTGAAGACCTGAAAGGAGATCCTGAGGCTCTTTTGGAAGAGGTGTTTCACTTTTTGGAAGTTGATCCTAAGTATAGCCAACAGTCAAATAATCGAGTGAGAGAAAACGTAACCAAAATCCCACGGTTCGCTACCGCCCGTTATATAACAAGATCGATTTCAGATGAGATCCCACTGTTGGGTGCCCTAATATATTACTTAGACCAGTGCGTTAACCGACGAGGCGAGAGTGGATACCCAGAGATGGATGAAGGCATAAGAGATCACCTTAGAGTTTACTTCCAAAAATATAATGATAAACTGGAAGATCTAACTGGTTTGGATACTAGTAAATGGAATTAG
- a CDS encoding transposase, producing MLPYVKQLTRVLSERLGWNRARMKLMARLMRALPMQTTTNLAQLAVVMKPQVETDSTYRRLQRFFAEFAFGYEALGRFLLDLVPTSPPYLAVLDRTEWHFGQTPVNVLMIGIAQNGIAFPVAWSALGYGSGSGADRHTDLLEQFLQIVDPEHIRALVADRKFTGAGFLKGLKKREIPFMIRLRKDRRIGPPSNERSSREWSLPARMFARTCAPEQAAHLNGLKGLGGAESVDSQVVTKRLEDGSFLILAGRQVSPDSMMTLYRKRWEIETLFAALKSRGFGLEESPHYQAGSDSEAARNVGADLQLDSDYRH from the coding sequence ATGCTTCCTTACGTGAAGCAGCTGACGCGCGTTCTCTCCGAGAGGCTCGGCTGGAACCGGGCTCGGATGAAGCTAATGGCCCGGCTCATGCGGGCCCTTCCGATGCAGACGACCACGAACCTTGCCCAGTTGGCCGTCGTGATGAAGCCGCAGGTCGAGACCGACTCGACCTACCGGCGCCTCCAACGGTTTTTCGCCGAGTTTGCCTTCGGCTACGAGGCGCTCGGTCGGTTTTTGCTGGATCTCGTTCCGACCAGTCCGCCCTATCTGGCGGTTCTGGACCGAACCGAGTGGCACTTCGGTCAGACGCCGGTAAACGTACTTATGATTGGGATTGCACAGAATGGAATCGCCTTTCCAGTCGCGTGGAGCGCTTTGGGTTACGGCAGCGGGTCCGGGGCCGACAGGCACACCGACCTGTTGGAGCAGTTTCTCCAGATTGTAGATCCGGAGCACATTCGAGCACTTGTTGCGGATCGGAAATTTACGGGAGCAGGCTTCCTGAAGGGACTGAAAAAGAGGGAGATTCCCTTCATGATCCGGTTGAGGAAAGATCGCCGTATAGGACCGCCCTCCAACGAAAGATCTTCCAGGGAGTGGTCCCTTCCGGCCCGGATGTTTGCCCGGACTTGCGCCCCGGAACAAGCCGCGCATCTCAATGGGCTGAAAGGACTTGGAGGAGCTGAGTCGGTCGATAGCCAGGTGGTCACAAAGCGCTTGGAAGACGGCTCGTTTTTGATCCTAGCCGGTCGGCAGGTCAGCCCCGATTCGATGATGACCCTTTACCGGAAGCGATGGGAGATTGAAACGCTGTTTGCGGCACTCAAGTCCAGAGGCTTTGGGCTGGAGGAAAGCCCACATTACCAGGCCGGATCGGATTCGGAAGCTGCTCGGAATGTTGGCGCTGACCTACAGCTGGACTCGGATTATCGGCATTGA
- a CDS encoding cytidylyltransferase domain-containing protein, whose translation MIDGHSVLGVILARGGSKGLPRKNVRDLAGKPLIAWTIEAGHESEDLDRLILSSDDKEIMTVGEEYGCEVPFRRPDEFARDDTPSIDALLHAVDQVESYEYIVLLQPTSPLRTADDIDATIACCHRNGGTACVTVTETDKPPQWMYTLGENNRLDPVMDRDEAITRRQEATTTYIPNGAVYVAGTTCLREHETFYTDATIGHPMPLERSVDVDTALDLAWCDVLLERNLHTEVRKRS comes from the coding sequence ATGATTGACGGACACAGTGTCCTTGGTGTCATCCTCGCACGTGGCGGATCGAAAGGCCTTCCCCGAAAGAACGTGCGAGACCTGGCGGGGAAGCCGCTGATTGCCTGGACCATTGAAGCTGGGCACGAGTCTGAAGATCTTGACCGGCTCATCCTCTCCAGTGATGATAAAGAAATCATGACGGTCGGAGAGGAGTACGGCTGCGAGGTTCCGTTCCGGCGTCCGGATGAGTTCGCTCGGGACGACACGCCGAGCATTGACGCGCTGCTCCACGCCGTAGATCAGGTTGAGTCGTACGAGTACATTGTACTACTCCAGCCGACATCGCCGCTTCGCACAGCTGACGACATCGACGCGACTATTGCCTGCTGCCACCGAAACGGCGGCACAGCCTGCGTGACTGTAACCGAGACCGATAAGCCACCTCAATGGATGTATACGCTTGGTGAGAACAATCGGCTGGATCCAGTGATGGACCGAGACGAAGCGATTACGCGGCGGCAAGAGGCGACAACTACGTATATTCCAAATGGTGCGGTGTATGTGGCCGGAACCACATGCCTGCGAGAGCACGAAACGTTTTATACCGACGCCACCATTGGGCATCCTATGCCATTGGAGCGGTCAGTGGATGTGGACACGGCGCTAGATCTAGCGTGGTGCGATGTGTTATTGGAGAGAAATCTGCACACTGAAGTCCGAAAGCGATCATAA